gcTGTCAGTCAAAGACAATGGCTCCTCCCATCGCTCTGTCTGAAGTCACTGATTGGCTGTCTCTCGGTGTAGGAGTTGTCTACCTTCATGGAAGCTGACCCTCTGGTTGTCGTTGGTAACAAAGTGTTCTCTGGATGTCTTCACCACTTTAGGGAGGTCAAAGATCGTCACAGTGCATTCTGGGTACGCCAACACACACTGCTTGGCTAGCGCTCCACTACaacctagagaaagagagagggaaagagagcgagagagatgcagTGATGTGTAACATAGtatttataatacaggaacagcTGGACTTCCAGAGCGGGAAACCCGGTGATCATGTTGCCATGGTAACCTATAAACTGATTACTGActgatggacattagacctgggGGCAGGACTAATTAGTAGATCAATAATCCTTAACTGACCAATGAGGTGCTGTCCCAGGAGAGCCCGCCCAGccctggtgtgtgtttgtgatgtgaTGTGTCATCTCTATGTGGGTTTTACACCCAGAAAGTGTCTACAGAGACACTTCTAGAAACCTGGCCTGCCTGGAAGACTTGAGTCCTGAGGTTGGGTGTGCTTTATCAGAACTTTGTTTTGTGGAATCTGTATTCTGAACACACTCACTCTcatatcacagacacacgcacCAACAGTTCAATAgtacaggacaggggagagaaggaATCAAAGAAAAAAGAAGAAAACAGAATGAAAGGGAAAAAAAACATAGAACTTTTTCTCTCcctagactctccctctctctctttccttttcaacaaagtgtgtgtgtgtgtcagcctgtgtgtgtgtgtgtgtgtctgtcagcctCAGCTTGTAGCTGCACAGCTACCCCCTGTGGTCTCTGGAGTTATTACACACAGGTCTACTCTACAGTGACCTTTCACCTTATGTCAAGATGGTACACACACAACTCCTTACCCCCGAGGTCGTAGATGGTtgtgaaaggtgagaggttgaAGGCCGTCACCACGTCTCGACCACAGATGTTCCAGATGGAGTTCATCAGCTGCATAAACTTTACCATCTCCtcctcagacctacacacacacacacacacacacacacctcttttcaCACAGACAGTGCCAGACAGCTGTGCCCAGCAAATATAAACTGCTCTCTGAATGATTCACAACTCTGATTccttctcctccttttcctcctccctcctctccctcctttctgtcCTTCCCTGCCTCTCACACCGCCAACGACTGACAGATAGAGTCAGataaagagtgagagagacagagagagagtaatgaaGAGAAAGTGTTTTGTTCTAAAATAAATGTGATCCTTGAAAATCACTGAACCATAAAAAATACCATTCTCATTAGATTGACTGTGAAGCTCAAGGACATTCCACAACTTTCTCATTTCACTGACACTTTTTCTCCAGGcaggaaagcagagagagagagagaatgtgtggaGGACAAGGAGAATATGGAGAGAGAGTAAAGGTAGAGTAGAGATGAAGAGCTGTGTGCGTATGAGTGTGTCACCTGTACAGGGCTTCAAACAGATCTTCAGATTTAACACCGAACGCCTTCTCATACTGGTTACTGCCCTCCCTGGGGGGACAACGTTCAGGTTCCTGTTTCAATTCAAATCCAAACATGTTCTCCTTGGTGAACACAACTCAGGTGAGAGGACTCACCTCACAGCGTCAGTCAGGTAGTGCCAGCAGAGGTAGATGGTCTTGGAGCTGTAGTGGATGGACTGGGTCAGggacactggactggactgggtcAGATACACACTGGACTGCTCTGTGTTACTGTACATcactagagacacagagagggataaAAGACAGAGTGAGTGAGACAGTGTGTTACCCTGTCCATccagtgtgtctgcgtgtgtgcgcgcattactctgtccgtcctgtgtgtgtgtgtgtgtgtgtgtgtgtgcattacccTGTCCGTCCAGTGTTTGTGTATTGAGTAGGTCCAGCCCGGTGCAGGCTGCCAGGAGCCTCTCAGTCCCGTCCTGGCTGGCCCTGATTCCCAGTGCTACCTCCTCTAGAGACAGGGGGTGCTGTGATGAGGCCAGCAG
The DNA window shown above is from Salmo salar chromosome ssa25, Ssal_v3.1, whole genome shotgun sequence and carries:
- the LOC106586510 gene encoding acetylserotonin O-methyltransferase isoform X1 — encoded protein: MEPAGTTVTTTAAAAYPRKILDYMEGFLVSKTLFTACELGVFDLLASSQHPLSLEEVALGIRASQDGTERLLAACTGLDLLNTQTLDGQVMYSNTEQSSVYLTQSSPVSLTQSIHYSSKTIYLCWHYLTDAVREGSNQYEKAFGVKSEDLFEALYRSEEEMVKFMQLMNSIWNICGRDVVTAFNLSPFTTIYDLGGCSGALAKQCVLAYPECTVTIFDLPKVVKTSREHFVTNDNQRVSFHEGDFFKDALPDADLYILARILHDWTDVRSIELLTKVYRACRPGGGVLVVEALLCEDGSGPLTAQLYSLNMLVQTEGKERTAAEYTALLTAAGFQNIQVERTGKIYDAVLGRK
- the LOC106586510 gene encoding acetylserotonin O-methyltransferase isoform X2; the protein is MEPAGTTVTTTAAAAYPRKILDYMEGFLVSKTLFTACELGVFDLLASSQHPLSLEEVALGIRASQDGTERLLAACTGLDLLNTQTLDGQVMYSNTEQSSVYLTQSSPVSLTQSIHYSSKTIYLCWHYLTDAVREGSNQYEKAFGVKSEDLFEALYRSEEEMVKFMQLMNSIWNICGRDVVTAFNLSPFTTIYDLGGCSGALAKQCVLAYPECTVTIFDLPKVVKTSREHFVTNDNQRVSFHEGDFFKDALPDADLYILARILHDWTDVRSIELLTKVYRACRPARSPVIQVSIQRPSMSDGFLR